TCGGGGAGGCCATTGTACGCCTCTTTTCCCCCTTATTGTAACTACCTTCTAAAAAAAATAGATCGAAATATTTCGATGTTTCGAAAATGTATGTATATTTGCATCATGGACGCAGCGTTGATAGAGAAGGCGGCAAATGCATTGGCAGATAAACACCGGATGGCTATACTGATGAAGATAGCGAGGAATGAGTCTGTTTGTTGTGGAGAGATCCAGGACCTTACATGCCTATCCCAACCAACTGTTTCCCATCACATCAAGATCCTTGTAGATAGTGGCGTATTGATCAGCACAAAAGAAGGCCGGAATGTACAACTGGCCATTAATAAAGAAATGATGAAACACCTTTCCTCTTTCTTCCTGCAATTGAGTTGATTTTTTTTGCCCTAATACATCGATATTTTTAAATAAATCAATACAAATACACACTAAATGAGCACCTTAAAGAACAAGGTAGCTGTTGTTACCGGCGGTAACAGCGGCATAGGGTACGCTACGGCTGAAGAATTCGTAGCAAAAGGAGCACAGGTTATCATTACAGGTCGTAACCGCGCTGCGGTAGATGCGGCGGCAACCAAACTGGGCAACGGTACTTTGGGTATTATCGCTGACCAGGCCAGCCTCACAGATACCGATGCATTGGTAAACACCGTGAAAGAACATTTCGGAAAAGTTGACGTGCTGTTTGTCAACGCCGGAATAGGCACTTTCAGTCCTGTTGCTGAAGTAACAGAAGCGGCTTTTGACAGCATCATGAACATCAACTTCAAAGGCGCCTACTTTACCGTACAAAAATTCTTACCATTATTGAATGATGGCGCTTCCATCATCCTGTTGTCTTCC
This DNA window, taken from Chitinophaga niabensis, encodes the following:
- a CDS encoding glucose 1-dehydrogenase encodes the protein MSTLKNKVAVVTGGNSGIGYATAEEFVAKGAQVIITGRNRAAVDAAATKLGNGTLGIIADQASLTDTDALVNTVKEHFGKVDVLFVNAGIGTFSPVAEVTEAAFDSIMNINFKGAYFTVQKFLPLLNDGASIILLSSVNAFTAMPNTSVYSASKAALNALGRTLSNELAVRNIRVNTVNPGPINTPIFDKLGMDEDSRTAFNNLIKQRVPLNRSGESSEVAKLVAFLASSDASFITGSEYTIDGGISTQPLLG
- a CDS encoding ArsR/SmtB family transcription factor, which codes for MDAALIEKAANALADKHRMAILMKIARNESVCCGEIQDLTCLSQPTVSHHIKILVDSGVLISTKEGRNVQLAINKEMMKHLSSFFLQLS